The following proteins are encoded in a genomic region of Actinomadura sp. NAK00032:
- the ptsP gene encoding phosphoenolpyruvate--protein phosphotransferase: MAGVLQGAGVSPGVGAGPVLRVAGDVPEPPAGDRHGGDAAAERAAALAALEAVAADLEARGERAAAAGNTDGRDVLNAQALMARDPGLADGVGAKVGEGVAAARAVFEAFGVYREMLAGAGEYLAARVADLDDIRDRAVARLLGLPVPGVPESAEPFVLVARDLAPADTAVLDPAQVVAFVTEEGGPTSHTAIIARTMGVPAVVALPGAASLADGTRVLVDGAAGTVRLDPSEEEVRSARAAAAARGAALAEFTGPGATADGHGVPLLANIGGPKDLESALANGAEGVGLYRTEFLFLDRATPPSDAEQEEAYRKVLEAFPGGRVVVRTLDAGADKPLAFLPAPGEEPNPALGERGVRMSVRHPDVLAAQLAALARAAAGLSAKLQVMAPMVTDAADASWFAERCREAGIAHPGVMIEVPAAALRARDIAAEVEFFSIGTNDLTQYACAADRQVGGLAHLQDPWQPAVLDLVAPAAGAGVPCGVCGEAAGDPALACVLVGLGVTSLSMSAPSLPLVRAALAKHTLEQCREAAAAARGARTAEEARGAARVHLPGLAELGL, translated from the coding sequence GTGGCCGGCGTACTGCAGGGCGCGGGAGTCAGCCCGGGGGTCGGCGCCGGTCCGGTGCTGCGCGTCGCCGGGGACGTCCCGGAGCCGCCGGCCGGTGACCGGCACGGCGGGGACGCGGCGGCGGAGCGGGCCGCGGCGCTGGCCGCGCTGGAGGCCGTCGCGGCCGACCTGGAGGCGCGCGGTGAGCGCGCCGCCGCGGCCGGCAACACCGACGGCCGGGACGTGCTGAACGCGCAGGCGCTGATGGCCCGCGACCCGGGCCTCGCCGACGGCGTCGGCGCCAAGGTCGGCGAGGGCGTCGCGGCGGCGCGCGCGGTGTTCGAGGCGTTCGGCGTCTACCGGGAGATGCTCGCCGGGGCGGGCGAGTATCTCGCGGCGCGCGTCGCCGACCTGGACGACATCCGCGACCGCGCGGTCGCCCGGCTGCTCGGCCTGCCGGTGCCGGGCGTCCCGGAGTCCGCCGAGCCGTTCGTGCTCGTCGCCCGGGACCTGGCCCCGGCCGACACGGCCGTCCTCGACCCGGCGCAGGTCGTCGCGTTCGTCACCGAGGAGGGCGGGCCGACCAGCCACACCGCGATCATCGCCCGGACGATGGGCGTGCCCGCGGTCGTGGCGCTGCCGGGCGCGGCCTCGCTCGCCGACGGCACCCGCGTGCTCGTCGACGGCGCCGCCGGGACGGTGCGGCTCGACCCGTCCGAGGAGGAGGTGCGGTCGGCGCGCGCCGCGGCCGCCGCCCGGGGGGCGGCGCTCGCGGAGTTCACCGGGCCGGGCGCGACCGCCGACGGCCACGGGGTCCCGCTGCTCGCCAACATCGGCGGGCCGAAGGACCTGGAGTCGGCGCTGGCGAACGGCGCCGAGGGCGTCGGCCTGTACCGCACCGAGTTCCTGTTCCTGGACCGCGCGACCCCGCCGTCGGACGCGGAGCAGGAGGAGGCGTACCGCAAGGTGCTGGAGGCGTTCCCGGGGGGCCGCGTGGTCGTCCGGACGCTCGACGCCGGCGCCGACAAGCCGCTGGCGTTCCTGCCCGCGCCCGGCGAGGAGCCGAACCCGGCGCTCGGCGAGCGGGGCGTGCGGATGTCGGTGCGGCACCCGGACGTGCTGGCCGCGCAGCTGGCCGCGCTGGCCCGCGCCGCCGCCGGGCTGAGCGCCAAGCTCCAGGTCATGGCCCCGATGGTGACGGACGCGGCGGACGCCTCCTGGTTCGCGGAGCGGTGCCGGGAGGCCGGCATCGCCCATCCCGGCGTCATGATCGAGGTGCCGGCGGCCGCGCTGCGCGCCCGCGACATCGCCGCCGAGGTGGAGTTCTTCAGCATCGGCACCAACGACCTGACGCAGTACGCGTGCGCGGCGGACCGGCAGGTCGGCGGCCTCGCCCACCTCCAGGACCCGTGGCAGCCCGCCGTCCTCGACCTGGTCGCCCCGGCGGCCGGCGCGGGCGTCCCGTGCGGGGTCTGCGGGGAGGCGGCCGGCGACCCGGCGCTCGCGTGCGTGCTGGTCGGGCTCGGGGTGACGTCGCTGTCGATGAGCGCCCCGTCGCTGCCGCTGGTGCGGGCCGCGCTCGCCAAGCACACCCTGGAGCAGTGCCGGGAGGCCGCCGCGGCGGCGCGCGGGGCCCGCACGGCCGAGGAGGCCCGTGGCGCCGCGCGCGTCCACCTGCCCGGTCTCGCCGAACTGGGGCTGTGA
- a CDS encoding PTS transporter subunit EIIC, whose translation MTATTVDSAPRRGSSTLAVLQRIGRSLMLPIAVLPAAALLLRFGQADMLGADGLGWDRVAEIVGEAGNALFAALPLLFAVGVAIGFAKKSDGSTALAAVVGYLVFDRVSKIMFSHTDELKGNVLITKVTDGAQAQVIDWGAKNPTDVLGGILMGVIAALLYQRYHRIKLPTWLAFFGGRRFVPIVTAVAGLALGILIGFIWPLFGSWLTDAGEWITGAGAAGAGIYGVINRLLLPFGLHHIPNSLIWFVFGDYNTPGGVVHGEINRYLAGDPDAGGFLAGFFPVLMFGLPGAALAMWHAAPKHRRPAVGGIMISAALTAFVTGVTEPIEFAFMFVAPVLYGVHVVLTGISMAVLEAAGAKLGFGFSAGGIDLLLNARKDNTSGLLLILGMGVLYFFLYYFIFRFLITKFNFATPGREPEGEESTAADPAASPELAGGEKSEKGAKKKRDRKGTAEPQDSPAGG comes from the coding sequence ATGACTGCGACAACAGTGGACTCCGCGCCGCGGCGCGGGTCCAGCACCCTCGCGGTGCTGCAGCGGATCGGCCGCAGCCTCATGCTGCCGATCGCCGTGCTGCCCGCCGCCGCGCTGCTGCTGCGCTTCGGCCAGGCCGACATGCTCGGCGCCGACGGACTCGGCTGGGACCGGGTCGCCGAGATCGTCGGCGAGGCCGGCAACGCGCTGTTCGCCGCGCTCCCCCTGCTCTTCGCCGTCGGCGTGGCGATCGGCTTCGCCAAGAAGTCCGACGGCTCCACCGCGCTCGCCGCCGTGGTCGGCTACCTGGTCTTCGACCGGGTTTCCAAGATCATGTTCTCGCACACCGACGAGCTCAAGGGCAACGTCCTCATCACCAAGGTGACGGACGGGGCGCAGGCGCAGGTCATCGACTGGGGCGCCAAGAACCCGACGGACGTGCTCGGCGGCATCCTGATGGGCGTCATCGCGGCCCTGCTCTACCAGCGCTACCACCGGATCAAGCTGCCGACCTGGCTGGCGTTCTTCGGCGGCCGCCGGTTCGTGCCGATCGTCACCGCGGTGGCCGGCCTCGCGCTCGGCATCCTGATCGGCTTCATCTGGCCGCTGTTCGGCAGCTGGCTCACCGACGCCGGTGAGTGGATCACCGGGGCGGGCGCGGCCGGCGCCGGCATCTACGGCGTCATCAACCGGCTGCTGCTGCCCTTCGGCCTGCACCACATCCCGAACTCGCTCATCTGGTTCGTGTTCGGCGACTACAACACCCCCGGCGGCGTCGTCCACGGTGAGATCAACCGCTACCTGGCCGGCGACCCCGACGCGGGCGGCTTCCTCGCCGGGTTCTTCCCCGTGCTGATGTTCGGCCTGCCCGGCGCGGCCCTCGCGATGTGGCACGCCGCGCCCAAGCACCGGCGGCCCGCGGTCGGCGGCATCATGATCTCCGCCGCGCTGACCGCGTTCGTCACCGGCGTCACCGAGCCGATCGAGTTCGCGTTCATGTTCGTCGCGCCCGTCCTGTACGGCGTGCACGTCGTCCTCACCGGCATCTCGATGGCCGTGCTGGAGGCGGCCGGCGCCAAGCTCGGCTTCGGCTTCTCCGCGGGCGGCATCGACCTGCTGCTGAACGCCCGCAAGGACAACACCTCGGGGCTCCTGCTGATCCTCGGCATGGGCGTCCTGTACTTCTTCCTCTACTACTTCATCTTCAGATTCCTGATCACGAAGTTCAACTTCGCGACCCCGGGCCGCGAGCCCGAGGGCGAGGAGTCGACCGCCGCCGACCCGGCCGCCAGCCCGGAGCTCGCCGGCGGCGAGAAGAGCGAGAAGGGCGCGAAGAAGAAGCGCGACCGCAAGGGCACCGCCGAACCGCAGGACTCCCCTGCCGGCGGCTGA
- a CDS encoding SIS domain-containing protein, which translates to MTSQMRAEIGEQPDALRRTIDALLPRTADLAALARETRQVLFIARGSSDNAAVYGRYLVESQAGRLATLAAPSIATAYKRKVDLDGVLAVAISQSGKTEEIVETLDWAKDCGARTVAVTNGAGSPLAEAAEVALVTDAGDEIAVPATKTYTTQLAALAVFGLGLGADVAAGDLRRVPDEVARMIELTEASPALPEIVAELAQVPGAVVSGRGIAFGTALELALKIKEACYLHAMGLSYADLLHGPIAVVDAQTPALLVAADSGPTLPGTVALARRVEGAGARAFGVGGGAELAAACSAALPGPALPEWVAPLGLIVPGQIMVENLARGLGVDPDVPRGLNKVTQTD; encoded by the coding sequence ATGACCAGTCAGATGCGCGCCGAGATCGGCGAGCAGCCGGACGCGCTGCGCCGGACGATCGACGCGCTCCTCCCGCGCACCGCGGACCTCGCGGCGCTCGCGCGGGAGACCCGGCAGGTGCTGTTCATCGCGCGCGGCTCGTCCGACAACGCCGCGGTGTACGGGCGGTACCTGGTGGAGTCGCAGGCGGGCCGGCTGGCCACCCTCGCGGCGCCGTCCATCGCCACCGCCTACAAGCGCAAGGTGGACCTGGACGGCGTGCTCGCCGTCGCGATCAGCCAGTCCGGCAAGACCGAGGAGATCGTCGAGACCCTCGACTGGGCGAAGGACTGCGGCGCCCGGACGGTCGCGGTCACCAACGGCGCTGGCTCGCCGCTGGCCGAGGCCGCCGAGGTCGCGCTGGTCACGGACGCGGGCGACGAGATCGCCGTCCCGGCCACCAAGACCTACACCACGCAGCTCGCCGCGCTGGCGGTGTTCGGGCTCGGGCTCGGCGCGGACGTCGCCGCCGGCGACCTGCGCCGCGTCCCCGACGAGGTCGCCCGGATGATCGAGCTGACCGAGGCGTCGCCGGCGCTGCCGGAGATCGTCGCGGAGCTGGCGCAGGTCCCGGGCGCGGTGGTGTCCGGGCGCGGCATCGCGTTCGGCACCGCGCTGGAGCTGGCGCTGAAGATCAAGGAGGCGTGCTACCTGCACGCCATGGGCCTGTCCTACGCCGACCTGCTGCACGGCCCGATCGCCGTCGTGGACGCGCAGACCCCCGCGCTGCTGGTCGCCGCCGACTCCGGGCCGACGCTGCCCGGCACCGTCGCGCTGGCCCGCCGCGTCGAGGGCGCCGGCGCCCGCGCGTTCGGCGTCGGCGGCGGCGCGGAGCTGGCCGCCGCGTGCTCGGCCGCGCTGCCGGGTCCCGCGCTGCCCGAGTGGGTGGCGCCGCTCGGCCTCATCGTGCCCGGCCAGATCATGGTCGAGAACCTCGCCCGCGGGCTCGGCGTCGACCCCGACGTCCCCCGCGGGCTCAACAAGGTCACCCAGACCGACTGA
- a CDS encoding HPr family phosphocarrier protein, producing MTERNVKIESRVGLHARPAALFVQTAAKAPMDVTVAKRGGDPVNAKSILAVLGLDARHGEEVVLSADGEGADELLDGLEKLLSTPEPEEA from the coding sequence GTGACCGAGCGCAACGTCAAGATCGAGTCCAGGGTGGGGCTGCACGCGCGGCCGGCCGCGCTGTTCGTCCAGACCGCGGCCAAGGCCCCGATGGACGTGACCGTGGCCAAGCGCGGCGGCGACCCGGTGAACGCCAAGAGCATCCTCGCGGTGCTGGGGCTGGACGCCCGGCACGGCGAGGAGGTCGTCCTGTCCGCGGACGGCGAGGGCGCCGACGAACTGCTGGACGGCCTGGAGAAACTGCTGTCCACGCCGGAGCCCGAGGAGGCCTAG
- a CDS encoding PTS glucose transporter subunit IIA, with amino-acid sequence MTRVLSPVTGRVVGLAGVPDPVFAQAMVGPGTAVDPERAPSRAIAPVTGKIVKLHPHAYVVVDAEGHGVLVHLGIDTVKLKGEGFELLAAEGDEVTAGQPVVGWNPAVIEAGGRSPICAVVALDANADALSDVAESGEVTKGAELFTWS; translated from the coding sequence ATGACCCGAGTACTGTCCCCGGTCACCGGCCGGGTCGTCGGCCTCGCCGGCGTCCCGGACCCGGTCTTCGCCCAGGCCATGGTGGGCCCGGGCACGGCCGTCGACCCCGAGCGCGCGCCGAGCCGGGCCATCGCGCCCGTCACGGGCAAGATCGTCAAGCTGCATCCGCACGCCTACGTCGTGGTGGACGCCGAGGGCCACGGCGTCCTCGTCCACCTCGGCATCGACACCGTCAAGCTGAAGGGCGAGGGCTTCGAGCTGCTCGCCGCCGAGGGCGACGAGGTGACCGCCGGGCAGCCGGTCGTCGGCTGGAACCCCGCGGTGATCGAGGCGGGCGGCCGCTCGCCGATCTGCGCGGTGGTGGCGCTGGACGCGAACGCCGACGCCCTGTCGGACGTCGCCGAGTCGGGCGAGGTGACGAAAGGGGCCGAGCTCTTCACATGGAGCTGA
- a CDS encoding GntR family transcriptional regulator, protein MTTIDPHSPVPKYFQLRAILLDLIESAELPVDAPIPSERELCGRYELSRMTVRQGVDQLVSEGRLYRVPGKGTFVARPKIEMPLRLVSFTEDMLARGLRPGAIDLDRRTAPADARLARIFDVEPGTQIHVIERLRTADGEPMALERAHILASLAPDLLDRRLADRSLYGVLEAVYGLVFDAGDQTIDASLADATDARHLQIARGSAVLLLQRRSYTGGVCAELGVSTYRADRYQIHTALGNPPPHSEHP, encoded by the coding sequence GTGACCACCATCGATCCGCACAGTCCCGTACCGAAGTACTTCCAGCTCCGGGCGATCCTGCTCGACCTCATCGAGAGCGCGGAGCTGCCCGTCGACGCCCCGATCCCCTCGGAGCGCGAGCTGTGCGGCCGGTACGAGCTCTCCCGCATGACCGTCCGGCAGGGCGTCGACCAGCTCGTCTCCGAGGGGCGCCTCTACCGCGTCCCCGGCAAGGGCACCTTCGTCGCCCGGCCCAAGATCGAGATGCCGCTGCGGCTCGTCTCCTTCACCGAGGACATGCTGGCCCGCGGGCTGCGGCCGGGCGCGATCGACCTCGACCGGCGGACCGCCCCGGCCGACGCCCGGCTCGCCCGCATCTTCGACGTCGAACCCGGCACCCAGATCCACGTCATCGAGCGCCTGCGCACCGCCGACGGGGAGCCCATGGCCCTCGAACGCGCGCACATCCTGGCCTCGCTCGCCCCCGACCTGCTCGACCGCCGGCTCGCCGACCGCTCCCTGTACGGCGTCCTCGAAGCGGTGTACGGGCTGGTCTTCGACGCGGGCGACCAGACCATCGACGCCAGCCTGGCCGACGCGACCGACGCCAGGCACCTGCAGATCGCCCGGGGCAGCGCCGTGCTGCTCCTGCAACGCCGCTCGTACACCGGAGGGGTGTGCGCCGAGCTGGGCGTGTCGACCTACCGGGCGGACCGCTACCAGATCCACACGGCCCTCGGAAACCCCCCGCCGCACTCCGAACACCCCTGA
- the secA gene encoding preprotein translocase subunit SecA: MPPVIDKILRAGEGKTLRKLKKLADQVNSIEEDFLEMSDAELRELTDKYRERIADGESLDDLLPEAFATAREAAKRVLGQRHYDVQIMGGAALHLGNIAEMKTGEGKTLTCVLPAYLNALSGDGVHVVTVNDYLAKRDAEWMGRVHQFLGLDVGVILPQMTPDERRAAYNCDITYGTNNEFGFDYLRDNMAWSLDECVQRGHNFSIVDEVDSILIDEARTPLIISGPAEQNSKWYSEFAKIVPRLKRAELVSTAGQVDEYGPGDYEVNEKKRTVGVTESGVEKVEDWLGIDNLYDSVNTPLVSFLNNALKAKELYKRDKDYVVMNGEVLIVDEFTGRILHGRRYNEGMHQAIEAKEGVAIKDENQTLATITLQNYFRLYNKLSGMTGTAETEAAEFNKTYKIGVVPIPTNKPMIREDVADVVYKTEQAKFEAVVDDIAERHEKGQPVLVGTTSVEKSEKLSKMLKRRGVPHQVLNAKHHEQESAIVAEAGRKGSVTVATNMAGRGTDIMLGGNPDFRADLALHQRGLSPLETPEEYEAAWPEALDKAKEDVKGEHEEVVDAGGLYVLATERHESRRIDNQLRGRSGRQGDPGESRFYLSLEDDLMRLFNSARVESIMTRLNIPDDTPIESKIVTNAIKSAQSQVEQQNFEMRKNVLKYDEVLNRQRKVIYAERRQVLEGADLHEQVVRMIDEVVAGYVAGATGEGFAEEWDLDKLWKAFKQLYPISITVEDLTEDEDGDLSGLDAETLAEKIRDDAQAAYAKREEELGSEVMRELERRVVLSVLDRKWREHLYEMDYLQEGIGLRAMAQRDPLVEYQREGYDMFNAMLDGIKEESVGYLFNLEVEVEEQPEAPTVGAAPVSVAKSAPAAEADAEEDEAEVEEAEEAPAIKAKGLEKPSRPKKLEYSAPTVDGEGGVELHSEETEDEYAGVNRNDPCPCGSGKKFKRCHGDPRNKNK, translated from the coding sequence GTGCCGCCAGTCATCGACAAGATCCTTCGTGCGGGCGAGGGAAAAACCCTGCGCAAGCTCAAGAAGCTCGCGGATCAGGTCAACTCGATCGAGGAGGACTTCCTCGAGATGAGCGACGCCGAGTTGCGCGAGCTGACCGACAAGTACCGGGAACGCATCGCCGACGGCGAGTCCCTGGACGACCTGCTTCCGGAGGCCTTCGCGACCGCACGCGAAGCCGCCAAGCGCGTCCTCGGCCAGCGGCACTACGACGTCCAGATCATGGGCGGCGCGGCGCTTCACCTCGGGAACATCGCCGAGATGAAGACGGGTGAGGGCAAGACCCTGACCTGCGTGCTCCCCGCGTACCTGAACGCCCTGTCCGGCGACGGCGTGCACGTGGTCACGGTGAACGACTACCTGGCCAAGCGCGACGCCGAGTGGATGGGCCGCGTCCACCAGTTCCTCGGGCTGGACGTCGGCGTGATCCTCCCGCAGATGACCCCGGACGAGCGCCGCGCGGCCTACAACTGCGACATCACCTACGGGACGAACAACGAGTTCGGGTTCGACTACCTGCGCGACAACATGGCGTGGAGCCTGGACGAGTGCGTCCAGCGCGGGCACAACTTCTCGATCGTGGACGAGGTCGACTCGATCCTCATCGACGAGGCCCGCACCCCGCTGATCATCTCGGGCCCGGCCGAGCAGAACTCCAAGTGGTACTCGGAGTTCGCCAAGATCGTCCCCCGGCTGAAGCGGGCCGAGCTGGTCAGCACCGCCGGGCAGGTCGACGAGTACGGCCCCGGCGACTACGAGGTGAACGAGAAGAAGCGCACGGTCGGCGTGACCGAGTCCGGTGTCGAGAAGGTCGAGGACTGGCTCGGCATCGACAACCTGTACGACTCGGTGAACACCCCGCTGGTCAGCTTCCTGAACAACGCCCTGAAGGCCAAGGAGCTCTACAAGCGCGACAAGGACTACGTCGTCATGAACGGCGAGGTCCTGATCGTGGACGAGTTCACCGGCCGCATCCTCCACGGCCGCCGCTACAACGAGGGCATGCACCAGGCCATCGAGGCCAAGGAGGGCGTGGCGATCAAGGACGAGAACCAGACGCTCGCCACGATCACCCTGCAGAACTACTTCCGCCTCTACAACAAGCTGTCCGGCATGACCGGCACCGCCGAGACCGAGGCGGCGGAGTTCAACAAGACCTACAAGATCGGCGTCGTGCCGATCCCGACGAACAAGCCGATGATCCGCGAGGACGTGGCCGATGTCGTCTACAAGACCGAGCAGGCCAAGTTCGAGGCCGTCGTCGACGACATCGCCGAGCGGCACGAGAAGGGCCAGCCGGTGCTGGTCGGCACCACCTCGGTGGAGAAGTCCGAGAAGCTGAGCAAGATGCTCAAGCGCCGCGGCGTCCCGCACCAGGTGCTGAACGCCAAGCACCACGAGCAGGAGTCGGCGATCGTCGCGGAGGCGGGCCGCAAGGGCAGCGTCACCGTCGCGACGAACATGGCGGGCCGCGGCACCGACATCATGCTCGGCGGCAACCCCGACTTCCGCGCCGACCTGGCGCTGCACCAGCGCGGCCTGTCCCCGCTGGAGACGCCCGAGGAGTACGAGGCGGCCTGGCCGGAGGCGCTGGACAAGGCCAAGGAGGACGTCAAGGGCGAGCACGAGGAGGTCGTCGACGCCGGCGGCCTGTACGTGCTCGCGACGGAGCGGCACGAGTCGCGGCGCATCGACAACCAGCTGCGCGGCCGCTCCGGCCGGCAGGGCGACCCGGGCGAGTCCCGGTTCTACCTGTCGCTGGAGGACGACCTGATGCGGCTGTTCAACTCGGCCCGCGTCGAGTCGATCATGACGCGGCTGAACATCCCGGACGACACCCCGATCGAGTCCAAGATCGTCACGAACGCGATCAAGTCGGCGCAGAGCCAGGTCGAGCAGCAGAACTTCGAGATGCGCAAGAACGTCTTGAAGTACGACGAGGTGCTGAACCGGCAGCGCAAGGTCATCTACGCCGAGCGCCGCCAGGTGCTGGAGGGCGCCGACCTGCACGAGCAGGTCGTCCGGATGATCGACGAGGTCGTGGCCGGCTACGTCGCGGGCGCCACCGGCGAGGGCTTCGCCGAGGAGTGGGACCTCGACAAGCTGTGGAAGGCGTTCAAGCAGCTGTACCCGATCTCGATCACGGTCGAGGACCTGACCGAGGACGAGGACGGCGACCTGTCCGGGCTGGACGCGGAGACGCTCGCGGAGAAGATCCGCGACGACGCCCAGGCGGCCTACGCCAAGCGCGAGGAGGAGCTCGGCTCGGAGGTCATGCGCGAGCTGGAGCGCCGCGTGGTCCTGTCGGTGCTCGACCGCAAGTGGCGCGAGCACCTCTACGAGATGGACTACCTCCAGGAGGGCATCGGCCTGCGGGCCATGGCGCAGCGCGACCCGCTGGTGGAGTACCAGCGCGAGGGCTACGACATGTTCAACGCGATGCTCGACGGCATCAAGGAGGAGTCGGTCGGCTACCTGTTCAACCTCGAGGTCGAGGTGGAGGAGCAGCCGGAGGCCCCGACCGTCGGCGCCGCGCCGGTGTCGGTCGCGAAGTCGGCCCCCGCGGCGGAGGCGGACGCCGAAGAGGACGAGGCCGAGGTCGAGGAGGCCGAGGAGGCCCCCGCGATCAAGGCGAAGGGGCTGGAGAAGCCGTCCCGTCCGAAGAAGCTGGAGTACTCGGCCCCGACCGTCGACGGCGAGGGCGGCGTCGAGCTGCACAGCGAGGAGACCGAGGACGAGTACGCGGGCGTGAACCGCAACGACCCGTGCCCCTGCGGCTCGGGCAAGAAGTTCAAGCGCTGCCACGGCGACCCGCGCAACAAGAACAAGTAG
- a CDS encoding Rv3235 family protein, translated as MSGRPVASSAVRVIRYGPASGARKAPAGPGLRVVRPGDGVEAEVRAVADTAVRLVVEVLAGMRPAHQLSLVAVPAVCRAFAPHTGAGTRGRRIVPPKVLSSRMQRPSPAVAEATAVVAVAGRVHALALRLELTRGRWRCTALETTAP; from the coding sequence ATGAGTGGTCGTCCGGTGGCGTCTTCGGCGGTTCGCGTCATTCGGTACGGGCCGGCGTCGGGCGCCCGGAAGGCGCCGGCCGGGCCGGGGCTGCGGGTCGTACGGCCCGGGGACGGGGTTGAGGCCGAGGTGCGGGCGGTCGCCGACACCGCCGTACGGCTCGTCGTGGAGGTGCTGGCAGGGATGCGGCCCGCGCACCAGCTGTCGCTCGTCGCCGTCCCTGCGGTGTGCCGAGCGTTCGCCCCGCACACGGGCGCGGGGACGCGTGGGAGACGGATCGTCCCGCCGAAGGTGCTGTCCAGCAGGATGCAGCGGCCCTCACCGGCCGTTGCGGAGGCGACGGCCGTGGTGGCCGTGGCCGGGCGCGTCCACGCGTTGGCGCTGCGGCTGGAGCTGACGCGGGGCCGGTGGCGCTGCACCGCCCTGGAGACGACCGCCCCCTGA
- a CDS encoding HAD family phosphatase: MAVIGLGAAVFDLDGTLIDTEPRNRVMWSRLFDAHGVPWDDALIASFAGRRGLEVLRDLAHLFPGRAVEELFEQAVSYESLPGMPAVAPVPGAVDLVRSLADAGVPLAVVTSGQRPYAERLLAELGIRDLLDLVLTAGDVVTGKPHPEGYLAAARDLDVPPQEAVGFEDAPAGVAAVKAAGMTCVGVITTQPAGALAEADHVVADFQEVDVVPGPALRVRGLALN, translated from the coding sequence ATGGCGGTGATCGGGCTCGGCGCGGCGGTGTTCGACCTCGACGGCACCCTCATCGACACCGAGCCGCGCAACCGCGTGATGTGGTCGCGGCTGTTCGACGCGCACGGCGTCCCGTGGGACGACGCGCTGATCGCCTCGTTCGCGGGGCGGCGGGGGCTGGAGGTGCTGCGCGACCTCGCGCACCTGTTCCCCGGCCGGGCGGTCGAGGAGCTGTTCGAGCAGGCGGTGTCCTACGAGTCGCTGCCGGGGATGCCGGCGGTCGCGCCCGTCCCCGGCGCCGTCGACCTCGTGCGGTCGCTGGCGGACGCGGGGGTGCCGCTGGCGGTGGTGACCTCCGGGCAGCGCCCGTACGCCGAGCGGCTGCTGGCCGAACTCGGCATCCGCGACCTGCTGGACCTGGTGCTGACCGCCGGGGACGTCGTCACCGGCAAGCCGCACCCGGAGGGCTACCTGGCCGCCGCGCGCGACCTGGACGTCCCGCCGCAGGAGGCGGTCGGGTTCGAGGACGCCCCCGCGGGCGTGGCGGCCGTGAAGGCCGCGGGCATGACCTGCGTGGGCGTCATCACCACGCAGCCGGCGGGCGCGCTCGCCGAGGCCGACCACGTGGTGGCCGATTTTCAGGAAGTGGACGTCGTGCCGGGCCCCGCGCTGCGGGTGCGGGGCCTGGCACTGAACTAG
- the nagA gene encoding N-acetylglucosamine-6-phosphate deacetylase produces the protein MASLLITASRMIMTPAEGPTRVVSPGYVRVADGVIAEAGEGRPPGAPDVDLPDGLLAPGLVDLQVNGYYGHDMVDADEAGWRTVVSRLPETGVTAFLPTFITAPVETQAAALRRTRDLLPDLPDGTRVLGVHLEGPFLSEKRKGAHNAAHLTDPTPEALKPLLETGLVKLVTLAPERDGALAAIRALTAAGVLVSVGHSAATADQTAAAADAGARMVTHIFNAQTGVHHRDPGVAVQALIDDRLSPGLILDLHHVSGKVAQLVFHAAPGRVVLVTDAASAAGMPPGTYELGGEPITMPEQGPPLRADGTIAGSGLRLDEAVGNAIGLGIGTAAAVDAATRIPADLIGRPDLGRIAPGATADLVWLGPDHRARTTWVGGQKLFGGGS, from the coding sequence ATGGCATCACTACTGATCACGGCCTCCCGCATGATCATGACCCCCGCCGAGGGTCCTACCCGCGTGGTCTCCCCGGGATACGTCCGAGTGGCGGACGGGGTCATCGCCGAGGCCGGCGAAGGCCGCCCCCCGGGCGCTCCCGACGTCGACCTGCCCGACGGCCTGCTCGCGCCCGGTCTGGTCGACCTCCAGGTCAACGGCTACTACGGCCACGACATGGTCGACGCGGACGAAGCCGGCTGGCGCACCGTCGTCTCCCGGCTCCCCGAGACGGGCGTCACCGCGTTCCTCCCCACCTTCATCACCGCCCCGGTCGAGACGCAGGCCGCCGCGCTCCGCCGCACCCGCGACCTCCTGCCGGACCTCCCGGACGGGACGCGCGTCCTCGGCGTCCACCTCGAAGGCCCGTTCCTGTCGGAGAAGCGCAAGGGCGCGCACAACGCCGCCCACCTCACCGACCCGACGCCCGAGGCGCTCAAGCCGCTGCTGGAGACGGGCCTGGTCAAGCTGGTCACGCTCGCGCCCGAGCGCGACGGCGCGCTGGCGGCGATCCGCGCGCTGACCGCCGCCGGGGTCCTGGTCAGCGTCGGGCACAGTGCCGCGACCGCCGACCAGACCGCCGCCGCGGCCGACGCCGGCGCCCGCATGGTGACCCACATCTTCAACGCGCAGACCGGCGTCCACCACCGCGACCCGGGCGTCGCCGTGCAGGCGCTGATCGACGACCGGCTCAGCCCCGGCCTCATCCTCGACCTGCACCACGTGTCGGGGAAGGTCGCGCAGCTGGTGTTCCACGCCGCGCCGGGCCGGGTCGTGCTCGTCACCGACGCCGCGTCCGCCGCCGGGATGCCGCCCGGCACCTACGAGCTGGGCGGCGAGCCCATCACGATGCCCGAGCAGGGCCCGCCGCTGCGCGCCGACGGCACCATCGCCGGGTCCGGCCTGCGGCTGGACGAGGCCGTCGGCAACGCGATCGGCCTCGGCATCGGCACGGCCGCGGCGGTGGACGCCGCGACACGGATTCCGGCCGACCTCATCGGCCGTCCCGACCTGGGCCGGATCGCGCCCGGTGCAACCGCCGACCTCGTGTGGCTGGGGCCGGACCACCGGGCGCGTACCACGTGGGTGGGCGGGCAGAAACTCTTCGGAGGGGGATCATGA